A genomic segment from Callithrix jacchus isolate 240 chromosome 8, calJac240_pri, whole genome shotgun sequence encodes:
- the LOC100896372 gene encoding olfactory receptor 4F4 — MVTEFIFLGLSDSRELQIFLFVLFFVFYGGIVFGNLLIVITVVSDSHLHSPMYFLLANLSLIDLSLSSVTAPRMITDFFSECKVISFKGCLVQIFLVHFFGGSELVILIAMAFDRYVAICKPLYYTTIMSGNTCVGIVAVAWGIGFLHSVSQLAFAVHLPFCGPNEVDSFYCDLPRIIKLACTDTYRLDIMVIANSGVLTVCSFVLLIISYTIILMTIQRRPSDMSSKALSTLTAHITVVLLFFGPCIFIYAWPLPNKSLDKFLAVFCSVITPLLNPIIYTLRNKDMKTAIRRLRKWDVHSSIKS; from the coding sequence ATGGTGACTGAATTCATTTTTCTGGGTCTCTCTGATTCTCGGGAACTCCAGATTTTcctatttgtgttgttttttgtaTTCTATGGAGGAATCGTGTTTGGAAACCTTCTTATTGTCATAACAGTGGTTTCTGACTCCCACCTTCACTCTCCCATGTACTTCCTGCTAGCCAATCTTTCACTCATTGATCTGTCGTTGTCTTCTGTCACAGCCCCCAGGATGATTACCGATTTTTTCAGTGAGTGCAAAGTCATCTCTTTCAAAGGCTGCCTTGTTCAGATATTTCTTGTTCACTTCTTTGGTGGGAGTGAGTTGGTGATCCTTATAGCCATGGCCTTTGACAGATATGTAGCAATATGCAAACCTCTATACTATACCACAATTATGTCTGGCAACACATGTGTCGGTATTGTGGCTGTTGCATGGGGAATTGGCTTTCTCCATTCAGTGAGCCAGCTGGCCTTTGCAGTGCACTTACCCTTCTGTGGTCCCAATGAGGTCGATAGTTTTTATTGTGACCTTCCTAGGATAATCAAACTTGCCTGTACAGATACCTACAGGCTAGATATTATGGTCATTGCTAACAGTGGTGTGCTCACTGTGTGTTCTTTTGTTCTTCTGATCATCTCATACACTATCATCCTAATGACCATCCAGCGCCGCCCTTCAGATATGTCATCCAAGGCTCTGTCCACTTTGACTGCTCACATCACAGTAGTTCTTTTGTTCTTTGGACCATGTATCTTTATTTATGCCTGGCCACTCCCCAACAAGTCATTAGATAAATTCCTTGCTGTATTTTGTTCTGTGATCACCCCTCTCTTGAACCCAATTATATACACACTGAGGAACAAAGACATGAAGACTGCAATAAGACGGCTGAGAAAATGGGATGTACATTCTAGTATAAAGTCTTAG